A genome region from Mastacembelus armatus chromosome 8, fMasArm1.2, whole genome shotgun sequence includes the following:
- the LOC113140966 gene encoding myosin heavy chain, fast skeletal muscle-like isoform X2 has protein sequence MSTDAEMEQYGPAAIYLRKPERERIEAQNTPFDAKTAYFVAEPEEMYLKGKLVKKEGGKATVETLGGKSITVKEDDIHPMNPPKFDKIEDMAMMTHLNEPCVLYNLKERYASWMIYTYSGLFCVVVNPYKWLPVYDATCVAAYRGKKRIEAPPHIFSISDNAYQFMLTDRENQSILITGESGAGKTVNTKRVIQYFATIAVAGAKKAEATAGKIQGSLEDQIIAANPLLEAYGNAKTVRNDNSSRFGKFIRIHFGTTGKLASADIETYLLEKSRVTFQLSAERSYHIFYQLMTGHKPELLEALLITTNPYDYPMISQGEITVKSINDVEEFIATDTAIDILGFTADEKINIYKLTGAVMHHGNMKFKQKQREEQAEPDGTEVADKIAYLLGLNSADMLKALCYPRVKVGNEMVTKGQTVPQVNNSVMALCKSVYEKMFLWMVIRINEMLDTKQPRQYFIGVLDIAGFEIFDFNSLEQLCINFTNEKLQQFFNHHMFVLEQEEYKKEGIEWEFIDFGMDLAACIELIEKPMGIFSILEEECMFPKASDTTFKNKLHDQHLGKTKCFEKPKPAKGKAEAHFSLVHYAGTVDYNINGWLDKNKDPLNDSVVQLYQKSSNKLLSLLYATHGAVEEAGGGGKKGGKKKGGSFQTVSALFRENLAKLMTNLRSTHPHFVRCLIPNETKTPGLMENHLVIHQLRCNGVLEGIRICRKGFPSRILYGDFKQRYKVLNASVIPEGQFIDNKKASEKLLTSIDVDHTQYKFGHTKVFFKAGLLGTLEEMRDEKLAELVTMTQALARGYVMRKEFVKMMERRESIFSIQYNIRSFMNVKNWPWLKLYFKIKPLLKSAETEKELQEMKDNYEKMKTDLATALAKKKELEEKMVSLLQEKNDLQLQVSAEIENLSDAEERCEGLIKSKIQLEAKLKEISERLEDEEEINAELTAKKRKLEDECSELKKDIDDLELTLAKVEKEKHATENKVKNLTEEMASQDEALAKLTKEKKALQESHQQTLDDLQAEEDKVNTLTKAKTKLEQQVDDLEGSLEQEKKLRMDLERAKRKLEGDLKLAQESIMDLENDKQQSEEKIKKKDFETSQLLSKIEDEQSLGAQLQKKIKELQARIEELEEEIEAERAARAKVEKQRADLSRELEEISERLEEAGGATAAQIEMNKKREAEFQKLRRDLEESTLQHEATAAALRKKQADSVAELGEQIDNLQRVKQKLEKEKSEYKMEIDDLSSNMEAVAKAKGNLEKMCRTLEDQLSELKAKNDENVRQLNDLSAHKARLQTENGEFTRQLEEKEALVSQLTRGKQAFTQQIEELKRHIEEEVKAKNALAHAVQSSRHDCDLLREQYEEEQEAKAELQRGMSKANSEVAQWRTKYETDAIQRTEELEEAKKKLAQRLQEAEESIEAVNSKCASLEKTKQRLQGEVEDLMIDVERANALAANLDKKQRNFDKVLAEWKQKYEEGQAELEGAQKEARSLSTELFKMKNSYEEALDHLETLKRENKNLQQEISDLTEQIGETGKTIHELEKAKKTVETEKSEIQSALEEAEGALEHEESKILRVQLELNQVKSEVDRKLAEKDEEMEQIKRNSQRVIDSMQSTLDAEVRSRNDALRIKKKMEGDLNEMEIQLSHANRQASEAQKHLRNVQGQLKDAQLHLDDALRGQEDMKEQVAMVERRNGLMLAEIEELRVALEQTERGRKVAEQELVDASERVGLLHSQNTSLINTKKKLETDLVQVQGEVDDAVQEARNAEEKAKKAITDAAMMAEELKKEQDTSAHLERMKKNLEITVKDLQHRLDEAENLAMKGGKKQLQKLEARVRELEAEVEAEQRRGADAVKGVRKYERRVKELTYQTEEDKKNVFRLQDLVDKLQLKVKAYKRQSEEAEEQANTHMSRLRKVQHELEEAQERADIAESQVNKLRVKSREAGKGEIAE, from the exons ATGAGTACAGACGCGGAGATGGAGCAATATGGCCCGGCGGCCATTTACCTCCGGAAGCCAGAGAGGGAAAGAATTGAGGCACAAAACACTCCTTTTGATGCCAAAACAGCCTACTTTGTGGCTGAGCCGGAGGAGATGTACCTCAAGGGCAAACTTGTCAAAAAGGAGGGTGGCAAAGCCACAGTTGAGACTTTGGGAGGAAAG AGTATCACTGTAAAAGAGGATGACATCCATCCCATGAACCCCCCCAAGTTTGACAAGATTGAGGACATGGCCATGATGACCCACCTCAATGAGCCATGTGTGTTGTATAACCTCAAAGAGCGTTATGCATCATGGATGATCTAC ACCTACTCTGGGTTGTTCTGCGTTGTCGTGAACCCCTACAAGTGGCTGCCAGTGTATGATGCTACATGTGTGGCAGCATACAGAGGCAAGAAGAGGATTGAGGCTCCACCCCacatcttctccatctctgacaATGCCTATCAGTTCATGCTCACTG ATCGTGAGAACCAGTCTATCCTGATTAC TGGAGAATCTGGTGCAGGAAAGACTGTCAACACCAAGCGTGTCATCCAGTACTTTGCAACAATTGCAGTGGCTGGAGCTAAGAAGGCTGAGGCAACAGCTGGCAAAATTCAG GGCTCACTGGAAGATCAAATCATTGCAGCTAACCCTCTGCTGGAGGCTTATGGTAATGCCAAGACTGTGAGGAATGACAACTCCTCTCGTTTT GGTAAATTTATCAGAATTCACTTTGGAACCACTGGCAAATTGGCTTCAGCAGATATTGAAACAT ATCTGCTGGAGAAGTCCCGTGTCACCTTCCAGTTGTCTGCTGAGAGGAGCTACCATATCTTCTATCAGCTGATGACTGGCCACAAGCCTGAGCTCCTGG AGGCTCTGCTGATCACCACCAACCCCTATGACTACCCAATGATCAGTCAGGGTGAAATCACTGTCAAAAGCATCAATGATGTTGAGGAGTTCATTGCAACAGAT ACTGCTATTGACATCTTGGGCTTCACTGCTGATGAGAAGATAAACATCTACAAGCTGACTGGTGCTGTCATGCATCATGGCAACATGAAATTCAAGCAGAAGCAGCGTGAGGAGCAGGCTGAACCTGATGGCACTGAGG TGGCTGATAAAATCGCCTACCTCTTGGGCCTGAACTCAGCTGATATGCTGAAAGCTCTGTGCTACCCAAGAGTCAAGGTCGGAAATGAGATGGTGACCAAAGGTCAGACCGTTCCACAG GTGAACAATTCTGTCATGGCTCTGTGCAAGTCTGTCTATGAGAAAATGTTCTTGTGGATGGTCATACGTATCAATGAGATGCTGGACACAAAGCAGCCAAGACAGTACTTCATTGGAGTGTTGGATATTGCTGGATTTGAGATCTTTGAT TTCAACAGCTTGGAGCAGCTCTGCATCAACTTCACCAACGAGAAACTGCAACAGTTTTTCAACCACCACATGTTTGTCCTGGAGCAAGAGGAGTACAAGAAAGAAGGCATTGAATGGGAGTTCATTGACTTTGGTATGGACTTGGCTGCCTGCATTGAGCTTATTGAGAAG CCAATGGGCATCTTCTCCATCCTTGAAGAGGAGTGCATGTTCCCCAAGGCCTCTGACACAACTTTCAAGAACAAGCTGCATGACCAGCATCTTGGCAAGACCAAATGCTTTGAGAAGCCAAAGCCTGCAAAGGGCAAAGCTGAGGCTCACTTCTCCCTGGTTCACTATGCTGGTACAGTGGACTACAATATCAATGGCTGGCTGGACAAGAACAAGGACCCCCTGAATGACTCAGTTGTTCAGCTCTACCAGAAGTCTTCAAACAAACTGCTGTCTTTACTGTATGCAACCCATGGTGCAGTTGAGG aGGCTGGTGGTGGTGGCAAGAAGGGTGGTAAGAAGAAGGGTGGCTCCTTCCAGACTGTGTCTGCTCTTTTCAGA GAGAATTTGGCCAAACTGATGACCAACTTGAGGAGCACTCATCCTCACTTTGTGCGTTGCCTGATTCCCAATGAAACAAAGAccccag GTCTTATGGAGAACCACCTGGTCATCCACCAGCTGAGGTGTAACGGTGTGCTGGAAGGCATCAGGATCTGCAGAAAGGGCTTCCCCAGCAGAATCCTCTATGGTGACTTCAAGCAGAG ATACAAAGTGCTGAATGCCAGTGTCATCCCTGAGGGACAGTTCATTGACAACAAGAAAGCTTCAGAGAAGCTGTTGACCTCCATTGATGTCGACCACACCCAGTACAAGTTTGGACACACTAAG GTGTTCTTCAAAGCTGGTCTGCTGGGTACCCTGGAGGAGATGAGAGATGAGAAACTGGCTGAGCTGGTGACCATGACTCAGGCTCTCGCCAGAGGATATGTCATGAGGAAGGAGTTTGTCAAGATGATGGAGAGGAG AGAATCTATCTTCAGCATCCAGTACAACATCCGTTCATTCATGAATGTCAAAAATTGGCCATGGCTGAAACTGTACTTCAAGATCAAGCCTCTTCTGAAGAGTGCTGAGACTGAGAAAGAGCTTCAAGAGATGAAGGACAACTAtgagaagatgaaaacagaCCTGGCTACTGCCCTGGCCAAGAAGAAGGAACTGGAGGAGAAAATGGTTTCCCTGCTGCAGGAGAAGAATGACCTGCAACTGCAAGTGTCTGCG GAAATTGAGAATCTCTCTGATGCTGAGGAAAGGTGTGAAGGGCTCATTAAGAGCAAGATCCAACTCGAGGCCAAACTCAAAGAGATTAGTGAGAGactggaggatgaagaggaaatCAATGCTGAGCTGACTGCCAAgaagaggaagctggaggatGAATGCTCTGAGCTGAAGAAAGACATTGATGACTTGGAGCTCACCTTGGCTAAagtggagaaagagaaacatgCCACAGAAAACAAG GTGAAAAACCTGACAGAGGAGATGGCATCTCAGGATGAGGCCCTTGCCAAGTTAACAAAGGAGAAGAAAGCCCTCCAAGAGAGCCACCAGCAAACACTGGATGATCTCCAGGCAGAGGAAGACAAAGTCAACACTCTGACCAAGGCCAAGACAAAGCTGGAACAGCAAGTGGATGAT CTTGAGGGATCACTGGAGCAAGAGAAGAAGCTCCGCATGGACCTTGAGAGAGCCAAGAGGAAGCTTGAAGGAGATTTGAAACTGGCCCAGGAATCCATAATGGATCTGGAGAATGACAAGCAGCAGTCTGAGGAAAAAATCAAGAA GAAGGACTTTGAGACCAGCCAGCTCCTCAGCAAGATTGAGGATGAACAGTCCCTTGGTGCTCAGCTTCAGAAGAAGATCAAGGAACTCCAG GCTCGTattgaggagctggaggaagagatTGAGGCTGAGAGGGCTGCCCGGGCTAAGGTAGAGAAGCAGAGGGCCGACCTCTCCAGGGAACTTGAGGAGATCAGTGAGAGGCTTGAGGAAGCTGGTGGAGCAACAGCTGCTCAGATTGAGATGAACAAGAAGCGTGAGGCTGAGTTCCAGAAGCTGCGTCGTGACCTTGAAGAGTCAACCCTGCAGCATGAAGCTACCGCAGCCGCTCTCCGCAAGAAGCAGGCTGACAGTGTTGCAGAGCTGGGAGAGCAGATCGACAACCTCCAGCGTGTCAAGCagaagctggagaaggagaagagcgAGTACAAGATGGAGATTGATGACCTCAGCAGCAACATGGAGGCTGTAGCTAAAGCTAAG GGCAACTTGGAAAAAATGTGCAGAACCCTTGAGGACCAACTAAGTGAGCTCAAAGCCAAAAATGATGAGAATGTTCGCCAGCTGAATGACCTCAGTGCACACAAGGCAAGACTGCAGACAGAGAACG GTGAATTTACTCGCCAGCTTGAGGAGAAGGAGGCTCTTGTTTCCCAGCTGACCAGGGGCAAGCAGGCTTTCACTCAGCAGATTGAGGAGCTCAAGAGACACATTGAGGAGGAAGTGAAG GCCAAGAATGCTCTGGCCCATGCTGTTCAGTCATCCCGTCATGACTGTGACCTGCTCAGAGAGCAGtatgaggaggagcaggaggccaaggctgagctgcagagaggaaTGTCCAAGGCCAACAGTGAGGTGGCTCAGTGGAGAACCAAATATGAGACTGATGCTATCCAGCGTactgaggagctggaggaggccaA GAAAAAGCTTGCCCAGCGTCTGCAGGAGGCTGAGGAATCAATTGAGGCTGTGAACTCCAAGTGCGCCTCTCTGGAGAAGACCAAGCAGAGGCTGCAGGGTGAGGTGGAAGACCTCATGATTGATGTGGAGAGAGCCAATGCTCTGGCTGCTAACCTTGACAAGAAGCAGAGGAACTTTGATAAG GTCCTGGCAGAGTGGAAACAGAAGTATGAGGAGGGCCAGGCAGAGCTGGAAGGAGCCCAGAAGGAGGCTCGCTCTCTTAGCACTGAACTGTTCAAGATGAAGAACTCTTATGAGGAGGCTCTGGATCACCTGGAGACCTtgaagagagagaacaagaacCTGCAGC AGGAGATCTCAGACCTGACTGAACAGATTGGTGAGACTGGAAAGACCATCCATGAGCtggagaaagcaaagaaaacagtggaGACTGAGAAGTCTGAGATTCAGTCAGCACTGGAGGAAGCTGAG GGCGCACTGGAGCATGAGGAATCCAAGATTCTCCGTGTCCAGCTGGAGCTCAACCAGGTGAAAAGTGAGGTTGACAGGAAGCTGGCAGAGAAGgatgaggagatggagcagatCAAGAGGAACAGCCAGAGGGTGATTGACTCCATGCAGAGCACTCTTGATGCTGAGGTCAGGAGCAGGAATGATGCCCTGAGGATCaagaagaagatggagggagaCCTGAATGAGATGGAGATCCAGCTGAGCCATGCCAACAGGCAGGCTTCTGAGGCCCAGAAACACCTGAGGAACGTCCAGGGACAACTCAAG GATGCCCAACTGCACCTTGATGATGCTCTGAGAGGACAGGAAGACATGAAGGAGCAGGTAGCCATGGTGGAGCGCAGAAATGGCCTGATGCTGGCTGAGATTGAGGAGCTGAGAGTCGCTTtggagcagacagagagaggacgcAAAGTGGCTGAGCAGGAGCTGGTTGATGCTAGTGAGCGTGTTGGACTGCTTCACTCTCAG AACACCAGTCTTATAAACACCAAGAAGAAGCTGGAGACAGACCTTGTCCAGGTTCAGGGTGAAGTGGATGATGCTGTTCAGGAAGCAAGAAATGCTGAGGAGAAAGCCAAAAAGGCCATCACTGAT GCTGCCATGATggctgaggagctgaagaaggagcAGGACACCAGTGCTCATCtggagaggatgaagaagaaccTGGAGATCACAGTCAAGGACCTGCAGCACCGTCTGGATGAGGCTGAGAACCTCGCCATGAAGGGCGGCAAGAAGCAGCTCCAGAAACTGGAAGCCAGG GTCCGTGAGCTGGAGGCTGAAGTTGAAGCTGAGCAGAGACGTGGAGCTGATGCTGTTAAAGGAGTCCGCAAATATGAGAGGAGAGTGAAGGAGCTGACCTACCAG ACTGAGGAGGACAAGAAGAATGTGTTCAGACTCCAAGACCTGGTGGACAAGCTGCAGCTCAAAGTCAAGGCTTACAAGAGACAGTCTGAGGAGGCT gaggAGCAGGCCAACACTCACATGTCCAGGCTCAGGAAGGTTCAGCATGAGCTGGAAGAGGCTCAGGAGCGTGCTGACATCGCTGAGTCCCAGGTCAACAAGCTGAGAGTCAAGAGCCGTGAAGCTGGAAAG GGTGAAATTGCTGAGTAA